A window of the Plasmodium vivax chromosome 12, whole genome shotgun sequence genome harbors these coding sequences:
- a CDS encoding hypothetical protein, conserved (encoded by transcript PVX_116800A; Apicoplast targeted protein. Curated by Stuart Ralph, Walter and Eliza Hall Institute of Medical Research, Australia.) has translation MTIEIPLLLSSTFPIIWKTGLAQLSFAKTGGSLAALKGTSLLLSKVASTSKGGLLASTSTQIDNIKEAAQKLIEEIEKNVNLSLLFYNIEEEETAGYYLMKRRQEHEKELLAG, from the coding sequence ATGACCATTGAAATCCCCCTGCTGCTATCATCTACATTTCCGATAATATGGAAAACAGGCCTGGCTCAACTTTCCTTCGCCAAAACGGGGGGCTCATTAGCCGCCCTGAAGGGCACATCCCTGCTGCTGAGTAAAGTGGCCTCAACGAGCAAAGGGGGGCTCCTGGCTTCTACCTCCACCCAGATTGACAACATAAAAGAGGCAGCGCAAAAATTAATCGAGGAAATAGAAAAGAACGTCAACTTGAGCTTGCTCTTTTACAATattgaagaggaggaaacgGCGGGCTACTACTTAATGAAAAGGAGGCAAGAACACGAAAAGGAGTTGCTCGCCGGGTGA